Genomic window (Streptomyces cadmiisoli):
AGGTGGAATCCGCCCAGCGCCCAGAGGGCCACCAGGCTGGGAGTGCTGAGCAGGAAGTGCGGGCGGATCCGGCCGGGCACCGCGACACGGGGACGATGCGATCTCCAGGCTCCGGGGCGGCGCGCGGCCGTCTCGGGCATCAGGGCGACACCGGAGGTGGTGATGAGGAAGACCGCGATCAGCAAGGCGTGGACCAGGGTGGTCGGCATGGGGGCGTACTGCACCAGGAGCCCGGATCCCAGGGCGCCGACGGCGAGGCCGAGGGTGGTGGAGACACCGTTCACGGTCGCCGCCAGGCGCGGGTTGCGCCCGGCCTGAAAATCGACCAGACCGGCGGTGACGGCACCGGTGGCGGCGCTCGTGGCCACGCCCTAAACGGCGCGGGCGAGCATCAGCCGGCCGACCCCGTCGGCGGCGATGAAGAGCGCCATCGAGCCGGCCTCCACGACAAGCATCTACCGGCCCTGGGGCGATGTTCACCAGCTCCTCGCGTCCGTCGCGAGGGCCGTCTCGCGCCGGAGGCCCTCCCCGCGGACACCGGGAGAGCCTGCGGGAGGATCTGGCGACCTGGGCGGTGGACCCGCTGGACCACATCAGCGCACCCGAGGGGGCGGCCTCGCCGCGCACCGTCATCAACGCGACCGCGGAGGGCGAGGTGCGCGATCGCTGTCTGCGCAAACGGTCCGATCAGCTCGACCTGATCATCGAGCGCGCGCGGGCGCGCGGCGAGTCCGGGCCGACCACGGACCAGGTCATGAACCATGTTCTCGCCCCGCTGCACTTCCGCGTCCTCTTCGGCGTCGCGGCGACGGACGGCGCCCGTGCCCGCGCCCTGGTGGACGACCTGCTGTCCTGGGTACCGGCGACAACCGCCCCGGCCGACCCGGCGTAAGGCGCCCAGCACAGGCCGGGACCTCGGCCCGTACCGACCGCGGTGGGTGACGGCGCAACCGGGCTCCGGTGCGACTGAGCCGACACCAGCGCACACCCGGCACCCCCGGCGCTTCGGAAGCGCTTCAGAGCGCTTCGGATGCGTCCTCCACCGCGCCACGGATGAGTACCACGACTCCGCCACGCATGAGCACGGCTCCACCACGGACATGGGCACGGCTCCGCCGCACATGACGCCACGGCCTCTTTTTGGACTTGCGAGTCCATTTTTGGCGTCGCACAGTGGCACTGCGCACCACCCCGGCCGTCCAGGGCCGGTCGACCCAAGGCGGCATGCCACCTCGGCCGTTCGTTCTCACGGTGCGGAACCGAACAGTGCAGTGCCGGCAGCGCAGCACCGAGCAACGCAGTACCGAGCAACCCAGTACCGAGCAATGGAGTGGACCATGTCGATGCGACTCGGGGGCAAGACCGCCCTGGTGACCGGGGCGACCAGCAACATCGGGCGGGCGATCGCGGAGGCCTTCGCAGCCGAGGGGGCACACGTCGTCGTCTCCGGCCGCAGCAAAGAGCGAGGCACGGAGGTCGTCGCCGGGATCCGCGCGCGCGGCGGGCGCGCCGACTTCGTACGGGCCGACCTGGACGGAAGCGCCGCCGCCTCACGGGCACTGGCATTGGACGCGACGCGGGTGCTCGGCGGCCGTGTCGACGTGCTGGTCAACAACGCCGGCATCTATCCCGCCGACACCACGGCGGCCACCGACGAGGAGACCTTCGACCGCGTCTACGCGATCAACGTCAAGGCCCCGTTCTTTCTGACCGCGGCCGTCGCGCCGGCCATGGTGGACGCGGGCGGCGGAACGATCGTCAACCTGGGCTCCTGGATCGCGCGCCTCGGCATTCCGATCGGCGCCCTCTACAGCTCGACCAAGGGAGCCGTGGAGACCCTGACCCGGGCCTGGGCGGCCGAGTTCGGACCGCAGGGCGTCCGGGTGAACGCGATCTCCCCCGGTGTCGTGCTGACACCCGGGCCCAGAGAGATCCACCCCGCCGAGGCCATGATGAAGGGCACCCCGGCAGGCCACGTGGGCACACCCGAGGCCATCGCGAACGCCGCGGTGTACCTGGCATCCGACGAGTCCTCATTCGTGCACGGCACCGTGCTCGACGTCGACGGCGGCCGCACCACCGCCGCGGTCATCGCGAGCTGACGCCCCGCCGGCAGCGGACGGGCACAGTGGGTCGGCGGACTCCGATAACACCGCCCGCCCCCGCGCACACGCCGCCGCCGGAGTACGGCGCCGGCGGCGGACATCGCGCGGTCCGGCGGGATCGGCCGCCCCTGCGACGTCCGGGGCGTGCGGTGCCGACGCCGGGTCACGCCATGGCGTCGCCCGCGCGCCGCAGGTCCTCGATCCCCTGGGTCAGCGCGACCCGCAAGTGGGTGGACTGCCCCGTCGACAGCAGGATCGCCACACCCCCCTGGATCGCGGTCAGCAGCGCGGTGGCCCGCGTGTCCACATCGAGGTCGGCGGGCAGCCTGCCCGCCGCCTGGAGGGCCCGGACACCCGCGGCCAGGCTCTCCTGCCAGCCACGGAGCAACTCGATCAAGATCGCCCGCGCCCCGGGACTCGAACGGCCGATCTGCGAGAACAGCGTGCCCAGCGGACACTGCTCGCCCTGTGTCTCGTACCGCTTGATCACCACGTCCCGCCACCGCTCCCAGGCCGCCCACGAATCGAGGCACCCCAGGTACGGCTGCTGGTCCTCCAGGACCTGATCCGCCTCGAACCGGGCCACGGCGAGCAGCAGTTCGTCCTTGCCCGCGGGGAAGTAGTGGAACAACTGGCTCTTGCTGGTGCCGGTCTGCGCCATGAAGTCGTCCAGCGTCGCCGTGCCGACGCCCTTCTCGCGCAGGACCGTCGCGGCCCCCTCGACGATCCGCCTCCGCGTCGCCCGCCCCTTCGGCGTCAACTCCCCGGGCATGGCCGGCCTCCTTTGAAATGGACTCGCCGGTCCAGCGTAAGGGCGACCTCGGCGGGGGTCACGTTCCACCGGAGAGACCGGGGCGAACGAGCGGCACGAGAACGTAAAATGTCCTTTTTGTTGCATTTTACTCTAAATTGTTGCCTCTGCGACCACGCCCGGACTAACGTGAAAGCACGAGATGTCGTAAAGGGTTCAACCAATAATGAGACCTCGGCATCTCCAAGACCGATCGGGACGTGACCGAAGGCCGCGGACCGAGCGGCGGGGCGGTGTCGTGCAACGACGGCCGGTCGTCCTTTCCCGGAACGGCAGTCGTCAGTCCGATGCCGAATCCCATCCGCACTTGCTCACCACGCTGATGAAACGGCGTCAGATCCGCCGCGCGTGGTCGGGCGCCGGTGCCGGACAGGGTCGCACCGCCCCGCGCGTCCGATGGCCAGGACGGGCCGGATGCGCACCGGGACCCAGGATTTTTCGGGTCCGAAACCCTCTCCTCCCGGAAGGGAAGAATCATGAGCACACTCGCCTCCAGGCCGGGACGTCTGATTGCCGGAGTGTTCGCAGCCGCTGTCCTCGCGTTCACCGGCGTCGGCGTCGGCACAGCCGGCGCGGCCGACTGGAACCACGGTGACTCCGGATACTCCCACCACGACAACGGACGTCACAGCGAAGGCCGTTACAGCGATTTCGTCCGGTTCGACAATGATCACGACCACTGGGGCGGCTACGGCTACGGCTACGGCGACCACGACCGCGGTTTCGGTGGCCATGGCGGCTACGGTGACCACGGCGGCTACGGCGGTCATGGTGGTCATGGCGGTGGCTACGGCGGCCATGGCGGTGGTCACGGTGGCGGCGGCCATGGCGGTGGTCACGGTGGCGGCGGCCACGGTGGCGGCGGCCACGGTGGCGGCGGCCACGGTGGCGGCGGCCACTAGTTGAGTGAAACCGGTTCCCCGCCCTCCCCGGCGGGGAACCCATCACATCGCCGGCGGGACATTCCGACGGTCCTCGCGCAACGGGTCATCCGGCCGCTCACGTCGCCAGGCGTGAGCGTGCCGGAGGCCCGTTCTGCTGTGGTGACCGAGATCCGGTCACGGTGCGTCGCCCGACCAGTCCAGGCGGGTCGGGTCGCCGGGGCGTGGGTCGTACACGGCCCGCCCGCCGCCGCCGAACCGTCCCAACTCCGTCTCCAGCACGACACCGGCGTCCATGTCGGCCGCGGTCCAGCCCGTGATGTCGAGCAACAGGCCGTCCAACGGCCCGCCGACCAGTTCCGCGTAGTCCCGTCCCTGGCGCGGGCTCCGCCGGGGATCGTCGTGGTCCGCTCCGTAGACCCGGCCGCGCAACAGCTCCTCGTCCCTGTCCATGCCCCCAGCGTCGCAGCCACCACTGACAACGACGGGAGACGACGGCCGTCCGGTCCTGCGAGATGTTCGTCGGCGCGCCTCGTCCGGTCCTGCCCGTCGCGCGACCGCCGCACCGGCTGGCCGCGGCGGACGGCGCAGGTCCGCGCACCAGCACCCAGGACCACTCGCCGCCCAGCATGTTCGCCGCCGTTCCACACGCGGGAGCGGGCCGCACCACCCGGACGGACGCGCCCGTTCACCCGGATGCCGTCCCGGCCGCGCCGTACCGGCGGCTCCCCGGAACGCTGAGGTCCGACACCCCCCTCAGAGACGGGAACAACATGCCCATATCGCGCAGCATCGAACCCCGGTTCCGACCGCGTCGTGCCTACGTGATGGCGGCGGCAGTCACCGGAGCACTGCTCACCGCGGCCCCGGCCGCCGCCGACGGCACCCCCACCGCCCCCGACGGCGGCGGCGCCGCGAACGGCAAGCCCACCGTCGTACTGGTGCACGGCGCGTTCGCCGACTCCTCCAGCTGGAACGGCGTGGTGGAGCGTCTGCAACGGGACGGGTTCAACGTGATCGCTCCCGCCAACCCGCTGCGCGGACTGGCGAGCGACTCCGCCTACACGGCCAGCGTCCTCAAGAGCATCAAGGGCCCGATCGTGCTGGTCGGCCACTCCTACGGCGGCGCGGTGATCAGCAGCGCCGCGGCCGGCAATCCCCAGGTGAAGTCGCTGGTCTACATATCCGCGTTCATGCCGGACAAGGGCGAAACCCTGGGCCAGCTCGCGGCCAAGCTGCCCGGCAGTGAACTCAACAGCGCCCTGAAGCCCACGCCGTTCCAGAGCGGTGACGGCACCAAGGGCACGGACCTCTACATCCAGGCCGCCAAGTTCCGCGACGTGTTCGCCGCCGATCTGCCCGCCCGGATGACGAAGCAGATGGCCGCGACCCAGCGCCCCATCAGCGCCGCGGCCTTCATGGACAAGGCCTCCGCCGCCGCCTGGCGGACCATCCCGTCCTGGGCACTGGTCGCGCGCCACGACAAGTCGATCGCCCCCGCCCTGGAGCGGTTCGAGGCCAAGCGGGCCGGCTCGCACACGATCGAGATCGACTCCTCCCACGTCGCGATGCTCTCGCACCCCGACGTGGTCACGAACATGATCCGCGCCGCGGCCGGGCAGAAGGAGCCGACTCTCGCCTCGACCGGTTCGAAGACTCTGGCCCTGGCGGTCACCGGTGGCATCGCGGGAGTGTCCGTGATCGCCGGGGCGCTGACCATGATGGCCGCACGCAGGCGGCGCAGGACCGCGTCCTGACGAAGCAGTCACGCCGCCGTGTTCCCGGCTGCCGGGTCAGCGGCCGGGAAGGCGTTCGGTGATCTCCTGGAGGACCCAGCCGTTGCCGTCGGGGTCGCTGAACGCGGCGAACGAGCAGTAGCTGCGGCGTTCGGGGTCCGGACCCGCGACCCGGTTGCCGGTACCGGCGCGATGGAAGACACCGTCGGCGTCGTGGAAGACCTCGCCGACGTCCGCTCCCCGCTCGATGAGCTCGGCACGGGCCGCTTCGACGTCCGAGACGATCAGGTGCAGTCCCTGTGCTGATCCGGGCTCGGCGCCGCTGACCCCGGCGCCGAAGATCACCGAGCAGGGAGACCCGGGCGGGGTGAACTGCACCACGCGGAAGTCGTCCCCGGAGGGGAAGTCGGCGTCCTCGCGCCATCCCAGGCCTTTGTAGAAGGCCTTCGCCCGGTCCACGTCCGCGACCGGGATCACCACGACCTCAAGCCTCGTATCCATGAAACGGCACTCCTTCGTCTCGCCCGGGAGCGGGAACCGGAAGGGATCCGGAGCCGCAACAGGCATCGAGGGCCCGGCGGTCACCACGGCGGGGAACGCGCACCCTCGGCCGGCGCAGCCGACGCCGACGGAACCCGCGGGGTCCGGCGGCGACCGCGGCCGTCGTCCGGGACGGCCACACAAGCCATGATGAACCCATACCGGGCACGCCGCAGATGCGCCGGACGACGTCTGCCTGCCTCCGCCCGTACAGGCGGGGCCGCCTGGCAACGGGTGCGCGCTGCCGCGGCCGGCCCGCGCGG
Coding sequences:
- a CDS encoding TetR-like C-terminal domain-containing protein, with the translated sequence MFTSSSRPSRGPSRAGGPPRGHRESLREDLATWAVDPLDHISAPEGAASPRTVINATAEGEVRDRCLRKRSDQLDLIIERARARGESGPTTDQVMNHVLAPLHFRVLFGVAATDGARARALVDDLLSWVPATTAPADPA
- a CDS encoding VOC family protein gives rise to the protein MDTRLEVVVIPVADVDRAKAFYKGLGWREDADFPSGDDFRVVQFTPPGSPCSVIFGAGVSGAEPGSAQGLHLIVSDVEAARAELIERGADVGEVFHDADGVFHRAGTGNRVAGPDPERRSYCSFAAFSDPDGNGWVLQEITERLPGR
- a CDS encoding SDR family NAD(P)-dependent oxidoreductase, translated to MSMRLGGKTALVTGATSNIGRAIAEAFAAEGAHVVVSGRSKERGTEVVAGIRARGGRADFVRADLDGSAAASRALALDATRVLGGRVDVLVNNAGIYPADTTAATDEETFDRVYAINVKAPFFLTAAVAPAMVDAGGGTIVNLGSWIARLGIPIGALYSSTKGAVETLTRAWAAEFGPQGVRVNAISPGVVLTPGPREIHPAEAMMKGTPAGHVGTPEAIANAAVYLASDESSFVHGTVLDVDGGRTTAAVIAS
- a CDS encoding alpha/beta fold hydrolase, which encodes MFVGAPRPVLPVARPPHRLAAADGAGPRTSTQDHSPPSMFAAVPHAGAGRTTRTDAPVHPDAVPAAPYRRLPGTLRSDTPLRDGNNMPISRSIEPRFRPRRAYVMAAAVTGALLTAAPAAADGTPTAPDGGGAANGKPTVVLVHGAFADSSSWNGVVERLQRDGFNVIAPANPLRGLASDSAYTASVLKSIKGPIVLVGHSYGGAVISSAAAGNPQVKSLVYISAFMPDKGETLGQLAAKLPGSELNSALKPTPFQSGDGTKGTDLYIQAAKFRDVFAADLPARMTKQMAATQRPISAAAFMDKASAAAWRTIPSWALVARHDKSIAPALERFEAKRAGSHTIEIDSSHVAMLSHPDVVTNMIRAAAGQKEPTLASTGSKTLALAVTGGIAGVSVIAGALTMMAARRRRRTAS
- a CDS encoding TetR/AcrR family transcriptional regulator: MPGELTPKGRATRRRIVEGAATVLREKGVGTATLDDFMAQTGTSKSQLFHYFPAGKDELLLAVARFEADQVLEDQQPYLGCLDSWAAWERWRDVVIKRYETQGEQCPLGTLFSQIGRSSPGARAILIELLRGWQESLAAGVRALQAAGRLPADLDVDTRATALLTAIQGGVAILLSTGQSTHLRVALTQGIEDLRRAGDAMA